The Haloferax volcanii DS2 DNA segment GTGAGGTCGAGTTCGACGGCGATAGCTTTACACTCGACTCCGGCGTGCAGTCGGTAGACGAGAGCCTCGGCGTGTTTCTCATGACTCGCGGTCGAGCCGAGAAGGTGACAGAATGAACGTGGACGACCTCAGGAGCGTGCTTCGGACGGAGCGACAGAAAGACAGCCTACAGCACCTCCGCGAGTCGTTCTACGAGGACGTCGCGGAGTTCATCGCCGAGCAGAAGGCGAAACGCGAGCAGAAGGCCGAACAGCTCGGCACCCACTACTCGCCGGAGATTCGGCGGCTCACGGACGAAATCGAGACCGCGGAGGAGGTCGTCACCTCCATCTACGAGCGCCGCGTCGGCAAAGTCGTCAAGGCCGCGAGCTTCGCGGCCGCGGGGATGACCTCCGAGACGGACGGGCTGACCCGCGAGGAAAAGCGGCTGTTCGACGACCTCGTCGCCCGCATCGAGGAGAACCGCGGGACGGTGCTGTCCGCGCTCGAAGACGTGTCGGCCGCCGACTCCCCGCGGGGAGACGTTGCGGCGACCGACGTGACGACCGCGGAGCCGGACGCGCCCGGGGATTCCGGGCCCGCGATTCCGCCGGACGAACCCGACCCGGAGACCGCGCCGACCGGCCCCGGAACCGACGCCAGCGCTCTCGAGGCCGTCACCGGCGACTTGGCCGCGGGCGACGTGCTCGCGGACGCGATGGGCGGCGGAACCGGCGGCGACGCCTCGAATGCGCAATCGACGCCCCAATCGGACGCCGACCGACCGGCCACCGAGGCCGCCGCGGTCTCCGGTGAGTCCGGGCCTTCGGACTCCGACGCTGCGAACTCCGGCTCTGCGGATTCCGGGCCCGCGATTCCCCCGGACGGCCCCGACCCGGAGACCGCGGCCCCGTCGGCGGGCGACACCGACACGGTGGAACCGTCCGCGGACGACCCGCTTTCCGGCCTCGCCGACGAGCGCGAGACGGTGCGCATCACCGCCGACGTGGGGACCATCCTCGGCGTCGACGAGCGCGAGTACGACCTCGCCACCGAGGACGTGGTGACGCTCCCGGCGGCCAACGCCGACCCGCTGGTCGAGCGCGGCGCGGCCGAGCGACTCGACTGAGAAAGACCCTTCTTTCCGCCGCCTGAACAGGTGGCCATGCTCGAACCCGGCGACGACGCCCCCGACTTCGAACTGCCCGACCAGCACGGCGACCTCGTCTCGCTGTCCGACTTCCGCGGCGAGCACGTCGTGGTTTACTTCTACCCGCGCGCCGACACGCCGGGCTGTACCACCGAGGCCTGCGGCTTCCGCGACTCGTGGGACGAGTTCGAAGACCGCGACGCGACGGTCCTCGGCATCAGCGACGACCCCGTGTCTGACCTCGATTCGTTCGCCGAGAAGTACGACCTCCCCTTCACGCTCCTGTCGGACGAAGACGGCAGCGTCTCCGCGGCGTACGACTCCTACGGCGAGAAGAACATGTTCGGCAAGACGTTCGACGGCGTGTTCCGCAACTCCTACCTCGTCGGCCCCGACGGGACCGTCGAACGGGTCTACGAGGGCGTCTCGCCCGACGGCCACGCCGACGAAATCCTCGCCGACCTCGACGGCTGAGCGGGCGGCCGGCCACTCCGCGCCCCCTCGCGTCGAACTGACAACTACCGACCGAGTACATTCTTTACAAACGACGGGTGACACACCGCATTTCCGGTGAAATAAACGCAGAACTCGTTGATTATTTCGCATCCCGAGAACCGCGTACCACTACGTAGCAGATGGGAGTGATATGAACGTGACGGTCGCACCGTCGCGTCGGGGTCTCCGGAACGGAAGATAGCGCCGTCGCTCAGTGGCTGGGACGCGTTCGAAAAATACGTCTGAGCGGGCGTTACGAGGCGCTTACTGGAAGGTGCGACCGACTTCCGTCTCGCGGTCGCGTTCGACCTCGCTCTTCTGGAAGCGCTCTTCGATTTCCTCGTAGCGGCGGCGCACGTCGTCGGTGACGCTCGCGCCGATTTCGTCGAGGGCGTCCTCGAAGTGATCCATCGTCACGCGGACGTTGCCGACGCTCTCGCCGATTTCCTCTTTTTGGACGCTCCGGATGAACTCGCGGGAGGCGTTCATCGACGCCTCGCGGGCGAGCGCTTCGAGGTCGGCACCGACGTAGCCGTCGGTCTTCGACGCGATTTTATCGAGGTTCACGTCGTCCGCGAGCGGCTTTTCGCGGGTGTGCACGTCGAGGATGGCGCGGCGGGCGTCCTCGTCGGGCACGGGCACGTGGACGTGGCGGTCGAGGCGACCGGGGCGCAGGAGCGCCGAGTCGATGAGGTCCGGCCGGTTGGTCGTCGCGATGACGACCACGTCTTCGAGCGCTTCGAGACCGTCGAGTTCGGTGAGCAGTTGGGAGACGACGCGCTCGGTGACGCCCGAACTCGACGAATCGCGGCCGCGCTCGGTCGCGATGGAGTCGATTTCGTCGAAGAACACCACCGTCGGGGCGTTCTCGCGGGCCTTCTTGAACACCTCGCGGACGCCCTTTTCGGACTCGCCGACGAACTTGTTCAGGAGTTCGGGGCCCTTGATGGAGATGAAGTTCGACTCCGCCTCGTTGGCGACGGCCTTCGCCAGCAGGGTCTTCCCCGTGCCCGGCGGGCCGTACATTAGGACGCCCTTGGCGGCGTCCATGTCCATCTGCTGGAACACCTCGGGGTATTCGAGGGGCCACTGGATGGTTTCGCGGAGGCGCTCTTTGGTGGGTTCGAGTCCGCCCACGTCCTCCCACGTCACGTCGGGGACCTCGACGAACACCTCGCGGAGCGCCGAGGGTTCGATGCTCTTGAGCGCCTGCTTGAAGTCGTCTTCCGTGACTTTGAGGCCTTCGAGCACTTCGGCGTCTATCTCCTCGGCGTCGAGATCGAGCTGCGGGCGGATGCGCCGCAGGGCGTGCATCGCC contains these protein-coding regions:
- a CDS encoding DNA replication complex subunit Gins51, which translates into the protein MNVDDLRSVLRTERQKDSLQHLRESFYEDVAEFIAEQKAKREQKAEQLGTHYSPEIRRLTDEIETAEEVVTSIYERRVGKVVKAASFAAAGMTSETDGLTREEKRLFDDLVARIEENRGTVLSALEDVSAADSPRGDVAATDVTTAEPDAPGDSGPAIPPDEPDPETAPTGPGTDASALEAVTGDLAAGDVLADAMGGGTGGDASNAQSTPQSDADRPATEAAAVSGESGPSDSDAANSGSADSGPAIPPDGPDPETAAPSAGDTDTVEPSADDPLSGLADERETVRITADVGTILGVDEREYDLATEDVVTLPAANADPLVERGAAERLD
- the bcp gene encoding thioredoxin-dependent thiol peroxidase, translating into MLEPGDDAPDFELPDQHGDLVSLSDFRGEHVVVYFYPRADTPGCTTEACGFRDSWDEFEDRDATVLGISDDPVSDLDSFAEKYDLPFTLLSDEDGSVSAAYDSYGEKNMFGKTFDGVFRNSYLVGPDGTVERVYEGVSPDGHADEILADLDG